From a single Vanacampus margaritifer isolate UIUO_Vmar chromosome 15, RoL_Vmar_1.0, whole genome shotgun sequence genomic region:
- the ndufa12 gene encoding NADH dehydrogenase [ubiquinone] 1 alpha subcomplex subunit 12, producing the protein MAEYVNIVRRALGQIGGHGGVRGFLLQLLRVNDVKTGALIGVDKYGNKYYEDNKNYFFGRHRWVIYTTEMNGKKTLWEVDGSMVPAEWHRWLHCMTDDPPTTHPPEPKKFLAQVHQFNVSGSSQQYVPFSTTRKKIHEWVPPKAQ; encoded by the exons ATGGCGGAATACGTCAACATAGTCCGAAGGGCTTTGGGACAAATAGGAGGTCATGGCGGTGTCCGGGGGTTTCTTCTCCAACTCTTGAG GGTAAACGATGTGAAGACAGGAGCCCTGATTGGTGTGGACAAATATGGCAACAAATATTACGAGGACAACAAGAACTACTTCTTTG GACGTCATCGCTGGGTGATCTACACCACAGAGATGAATGGAAAGAAAACTTTGTGGGAAGTGGATGGTAGCATGGTGCCCGCCGAATG GCATCGCTGGCTCCACTGCATGACAGACGACCCCCCCACCACGCACCCGCCCGAGCCCAAAAAGTTCCTGGCCCAAGTGCACCAGTTCAACGTGAGCGGCTCCTCACAGCAGTACGTGCCCTTTTCCACCACGCGTAAGAAGATCCATGAGTGGGTGCCCCCCAAAGCCCAGTGA
- the LOC144034565 gene encoding FYVE, RhoGEF and PH domain-containing protein 6-like isoform X2 → MSTGVKKPPLAPKPKLPTVAKPSPPPIAPKPGLLTTSPVPSQPSPATLKRTKPALAPKPCIPKSTAPSPPAASPPLKAHLILSPEQDLLEDSLSLLNTRNGILSKRESDYILPTCTCGLRDCCRCRRVENGVHDDNAHELKNGIHEGAPEDCLCKGTLVSKRPRDKPHRQRHVDRVGKEGNRTDAEDNADISCDVAGSIIASSPLTQHLQQLGCSAHLQGDSSVPAPPSKPLPVPHPRKHKKPTLVRQDGVEGAAQDPQEADYPREENDGPGAPVPPPRQTSLSPRLLRTHHASSRLRKNASHSLSLLSRPHLAGEQDGEEHGGEEEEDGYGDFKRYPVTNSLPKQIKLGCPPPPLHARKAFSAEDQQPVRPPPRKPQRHSLPAPPPPSVCPPAPPHGPMRELPAPPQEKHSWRFTRPCVTFFSRQMPTRSSVPPKSRAPALGGKQRAQSFSAADLATRADPNKRSLSFRKLLELRVSVKMLPKLLAKGGHPLDCTNAGSKRAERPNSCIGEVSIGGDDDDDGSAEYENVPLYEEIPEYMNLPFHGGRLGWSQDGDDLDIYEAQDPYHRFQEDHCDSDWPRGDVHSEEEDEEARSWDEEDDSSTSSKEHVDEADRQLEDETKRKKVAHIALEIMSSEKVFVDVLKLLHIDFRDAVAKATRQNGKPVVDERVLSQVLYYLPQLYQLNKDLLRELEERVAHWSEHQRLADIFVQKGPYLKMYSTYIRQFDDNVALLDEQCRKNPPFAAVVREFEMSARCASLALKHYLLKPVQRIPQYQLLLTDYLKNLPRDSEDYKDTEAALSIVKEVANHANDIMKQGDNFEKLMQIQYSLNGHQEIVQPGRVFLKEGTLMKLSRKVMQPRMFFLFNDALMYTTPVQSAQYKLNCVLSLAGMKVSKPSQEAYQNELNIESVERSFILSASSATERDEWLEAIAKAIDDHAKKKISFTSSRSQEEADGVLDSGAPLGSKAPIWIPDLRATMCMICTCEFTLTWRRHHCRACGKVVCQACSANKYYLEYLKNQPARVCDHCFAKLQESSDRRASSSVSPIKSGAFSFTRKQKKIPAALKEVSANTENSSMSGYLNRSKGNKKQWKRLWFVIKNKVLYTYAASEDVAALESQPLLGFFLREEKNGPAQKLQFKLYHKNTLFYIFKADDIPTAQRWIEAFQEAMILEQ, encoded by the exons ATGAGCACAG GTGTGAAGAAGCCTCCATTAGCTCCCAAACCTAAACTTCCCACCGTGGCCAAGCCCTCACCCCCGCCCATCGCCCCCAAACCAGGCCTGCTCACCACATCCCCCGTTCCCTCCCAGCCTTCCCCCGCCACTCTCAAGAGGACAAAGCCGGCCCTCGCCCCTAAGCCCTGCATCCCAAAATCCACAGCTCCTTCTCCCCCTGCCGCCTCGCCGCCCCTCAAAGCACACCTTATCTTATCTCCCGAGCAGGATCTTCTCGAGGACAGCCTCTCGTTGCTCAACACCAGAAATGGGATTTTATCAAAGCGGGAATCAGACTACATCCTTCCCACGTGCACTTGTGGGCTGCGGGACTGCTGCCGGTGTCGGCGTGTGGAGAACGGCGTGCATGATGATAACGCTCACGAGCTGAAGAACGGGATTCACGAAGGAGCGCCAGAGGATTGTTTGTGTAAGGGCACATTGGTGAGCAAAAGGCCCCGGGACAAGCCTCACAGACAGAGACACGTGGACAGGGTGGGCAAAGAGGGGAATAGGACGGACGCTGAAGACAACGCGGATATCAGCTGTGATGTTGCAGGCAGCATCATCGCCTCGTCTCCACTTACGCAACATCTGCAGCAACTAGGATGCAGTGCCCATTTACAGGGTGACTCCTCGGTTCCCGCGCCGCCGAGTAAGCCCCTCCCTGTCCCGCATCCTCGCAAACATAAGAAGCCCACCCTGGTGAGGCAGGACGGCGTGGAAGGCGCGGCTCAGGATCCTCAAGAGGCGGACTACCCGAGAGAGGAGAACGACGGGCCCGGCGCTCCCGTGCCGCCTCCACGCCAGACCTCCCTCTCCCCTCGCCTCCTCAGAACGCACCACGCCTCTTCGAGACTGCGCAAGAACGCCTCGCACTCGCTCAGCCTGCTCTCCCGGCCTCATCTGGCGGGCGAGCAAGATGGCGAGGAGCATGgcggtgaggaggaggaagacggcTACGGCGACTTTAAGCGCTACCCCGTCACCAACAGCCTCCCCAAGCAGATCAAACTGGGCTGCCCGCCGCCCCCGCTGCACGCCAGGAAGGCCTTCTCCGCCGAGGACCAGCAGCCGGTGAGGCCGCCGCCCCGAAAACCTCAGCGGCACAGCCTGCCCGCCCCGCCGCCACCCTCCGTTTGCCCCCCAGCGCCTCCTCACGGCCCCATGAGGGAGCTGCCCGCGCCCCCCCAGGAGAAACATTCCTGGCGCTTCACCCGACCCTGCGTGACCTTCTTCAGCCGCCAGATGCCCACCAGGAGCAGCGTGCCGCCCAAAAGTCGGGCGCCCGCGCTGGGGGGCAAGCAGCGGGCGCAGTCCTTCTCCGCCGCCGACCTGGCAACGCGCGCGGACCCCAACAAGCGCAGCCTCTCCTTCCGGAAGCTTCTGGAGCTGCGGGTGTCTGTCAAGATGCTGCCCAAGCTGCTGGCCAAGGGGGGCCACCCGCTGGACTGCACCAACGCCGGGTCCAAGCGGGCCGAGCGTCCCAACAGCTGCATCGGCGAGGTCAGCATCGgcggcgacgacgacgacgacgggaGCGCCGAGTACGAGAACGTGCCGCTCTACGAGGAGATCCCCGAGTACATGAACCTGCCCTTCCACGGCGGCAGGCTGGGCTGGTCGCAGGACGGCGACGACTTGGACATCTACGAGGCGCAGGACCCCTACCACAGGTTTCAGGAGGACCACTGCGACAG CGACTGGCCGAGGGGGGACGTCCActcggaggaggaggacgaggaggccCGCAGTTGGGACGAGGAGGACGACAGCTCGACCTCCAGCAAGGAACACGTGGACGAGGCGGACAGACAG tTGGAGGACGAGACCAAGCGCAAGAAGGTGGCGCACATCGCCCTGGAGATCATGAGCTCGGAGAAAGT GTTCGTGGACGTCCTCAAGCTTCTTCACATC GACTTTCGGGATGCCGTTGCCAAGGCGACCCGTCAGAACGGCAAGCCGGTGGTGGACGAGCGCGTCCTCAGCCAGGTCCTCTATTACCTGCCGCAGCTCTACCAGCTCAACAAGGACCTGCTGAGGGAGCTGGAGGAAAGGGTGGCGCACTG GAGCGAGCACCAGCGGCTGGCGGACATCTTTGTGCAGAAGGGCCCGTATCTGAAGATGTACTCCACGTACATTCGCCAGTTCGACGACAACGTGGCGCTTTTGGACGAGCAGTGCAGGAAAAACCCGCCCTTTGCCGCCGTGGTGCGAGAGTTTGAG ATGAGTGCCAGATGTGCCAGCCTTGCCCTCAAGCACTACCTGCTGAAGCCTGTCCAGAGGATCCCGCAATACCAGCTGCTGCTCACAG ATTATTTGAAGAATCTGCCTCGGGACTCTGAGGACTACAAGGACACGGAAG CGGCCTTAAGCATCGTGAAGGAAGTCGCCAACCACGCCAACGACATCATGAAACAAGGG GATAACTTTGAGAAGCTGATGCAGATCCAGTACAGTCTGAATGGCCACCAAGAGATCGTTCAGCCGGGCAGG GTGTTCCTGAAGGAGGGAACGCTCATGAAGCTCTCCAGGAAGGTCATGCAGCCGCGGATGTTCTTCTTG TTCAACGACGCGCTCATGTACACAACGCCCGTCCAGTCGGCCCAGTACAAACTCAACTGCGTGCTGTCCCTCGCTGGCATGAAG GTGAGCAAGCCCAGTCAGGAGGCCTACCAGAACGAGCTCAACATCGAGAGCGTGGAACGCTCCTTCATCTTGTCTGCAAG TTCGGCGACAGAGCGAGACGAGTGGCTGGAGGCCATCGCCAAAGCCATCGACGACCACGCCAAGAAGAAGATCAGTTTCACCTCCAGCCGCAGTCAGGAGGAG GCCGACGGCGTGCTGGACAGCGGCGCCCCCCTCGGCTCCAAAGCGCCAATCTGGATCCCCGACCTGAGGGCCACCATGTGCATGATCTGCACCTGCGAGTTCACCCTCACCTGGCGGCGCCATCACTGCCGCGCCTGCGGGAAG GTGGTGTGCCAGGCCTGCTCGGCCAACAAGTACTACCTGGAGTACTTGAAGAACCAGCCGGCACGCGTGTGCGACCACTGCTTTGCCAAACTGCAGGAGAGCA GTGACCGCCGCGCCTCGTCATCCGTGTCTCCCATCAAATCCGGAGCGTTCTCCTTTactaggaaacaaaaaaaaattccggcTGCATTAAAAGAG GTGTCGGCCAACACGGAAAACTCGTCCATGAGCGGCTACTTGAACCGCTCCAAGGGCAACAAGAAGCAGTGGAAGCGCTTGTGGTTCGTCATCAAGAACAAAGTGTTGTACACGTATGCCGCCAGCGAG GATGTGGCGGCGCTGGAGAGCCAGCCGCTGCTCGGCTTCTTCCTGCGGGAGGAGAAAAACGGGCCGGCGCAGAAGCTTCAATTCAAGCTGTACCATAAAAACACGCTCTTCTACATCTTCAAAGCCGACGACATCCCCACCGCGCAGAG GTGGATTGAAGCTTTTCAGGAGGCCATGATCCTCGAGCAGTGA
- the LOC144034565 gene encoding FYVE, RhoGEF and PH domain-containing protein 6-like isoform X1, producing MSTGVKKPPLAPKPKLPTVAKPSPPPIAPKPGLLTTSPVPSQPSPATLKRTKPALAPKPCIPKSTAPSPPAASPPLKAHLILSPEQDLLEDSLSLLNTRNGILSKRESDYILPTCTCGLRDCCRCRRVENGVHDDNAHELKNGIHEGAPEDCLCKGTLVSKRPRDKPHRQRHVDRVGKEGNRTDAEDNADISCDVAGSIIASSPLTQHLQQLGCSAHLQGDSSVPAPPSKPLPVPHPRKHKKPTLVRQDGVEGAAQDPQEADYPREENDGPGAPVPPPRQTSLSPRLLRTHHASSRLRKNASHSLSLLSRPHLAGEQDGEEHGGEEEEDGYGDFKRYPVTNSLPKQIKLGCPPPPLHARKAFSAEDQQPVRPPPRKPQRHSLPAPPPPSVCPPAPPHGPMRELPAPPQEKHSWRFTRPCVTFFSRQMPTRSSVPPKSRAPALGGKQRAQSFSAADLATRADPNKRSLSFRKLLELRVSVKMLPKLLAKGGHPLDCTNAGSKRAERPNSCIGEVSIGGDDDDDGSAEYENVPLYEEIPEYMNLPFHGGRLGWSQDGDDLDIYEAQDPYHRFQEDHCDSDWPRGDVHSEEEDEEARSWDEEDDSSTSSKEHVDEADRQLEDETKRKKVAHIALEIMSSEKVFVDVLKLLHIDFRDAVAKATRQNGKPVVDERVLSQVLYYLPQLYQLNKDLLRELEERVAHWSEHQRLADIFVQKGPYLKMYSTYIRQFDDNVALLDEQCRKNPPFAAVVREFEMSARCASLALKHYLLKPVQRIPQYQLLLTDYLKNLPRDSEDYKDTEAALSIVKEVANHANDIMKQGDNFEKLMQIQYSLNGHQEIVQPGRVFLKEGTLMKLSRKVMQPRMFFLFNDALMYTTPVQSAQYKLNCVLSLAGMKVSKPSQEAYQNELNIESVERSFILSASSATERDEWLEAIAKAIDDHAKKKISFTSSRSQEEVTLALAAPPFSKLLSDAAFPAQADGVLDSGAPLGSKAPIWIPDLRATMCMICTCEFTLTWRRHHCRACGKVVCQACSANKYYLEYLKNQPARVCDHCFAKLQESSDRRASSSVSPIKSGAFSFTRKQKKIPAALKEVSANTENSSMSGYLNRSKGNKKQWKRLWFVIKNKVLYTYAASEDVAALESQPLLGFFLREEKNGPAQKLQFKLYHKNTLFYIFKADDIPTAQRWIEAFQEAMILEQ from the exons ATGAGCACAG GTGTGAAGAAGCCTCCATTAGCTCCCAAACCTAAACTTCCCACCGTGGCCAAGCCCTCACCCCCGCCCATCGCCCCCAAACCAGGCCTGCTCACCACATCCCCCGTTCCCTCCCAGCCTTCCCCCGCCACTCTCAAGAGGACAAAGCCGGCCCTCGCCCCTAAGCCCTGCATCCCAAAATCCACAGCTCCTTCTCCCCCTGCCGCCTCGCCGCCCCTCAAAGCACACCTTATCTTATCTCCCGAGCAGGATCTTCTCGAGGACAGCCTCTCGTTGCTCAACACCAGAAATGGGATTTTATCAAAGCGGGAATCAGACTACATCCTTCCCACGTGCACTTGTGGGCTGCGGGACTGCTGCCGGTGTCGGCGTGTGGAGAACGGCGTGCATGATGATAACGCTCACGAGCTGAAGAACGGGATTCACGAAGGAGCGCCAGAGGATTGTTTGTGTAAGGGCACATTGGTGAGCAAAAGGCCCCGGGACAAGCCTCACAGACAGAGACACGTGGACAGGGTGGGCAAAGAGGGGAATAGGACGGACGCTGAAGACAACGCGGATATCAGCTGTGATGTTGCAGGCAGCATCATCGCCTCGTCTCCACTTACGCAACATCTGCAGCAACTAGGATGCAGTGCCCATTTACAGGGTGACTCCTCGGTTCCCGCGCCGCCGAGTAAGCCCCTCCCTGTCCCGCATCCTCGCAAACATAAGAAGCCCACCCTGGTGAGGCAGGACGGCGTGGAAGGCGCGGCTCAGGATCCTCAAGAGGCGGACTACCCGAGAGAGGAGAACGACGGGCCCGGCGCTCCCGTGCCGCCTCCACGCCAGACCTCCCTCTCCCCTCGCCTCCTCAGAACGCACCACGCCTCTTCGAGACTGCGCAAGAACGCCTCGCACTCGCTCAGCCTGCTCTCCCGGCCTCATCTGGCGGGCGAGCAAGATGGCGAGGAGCATGgcggtgaggaggaggaagacggcTACGGCGACTTTAAGCGCTACCCCGTCACCAACAGCCTCCCCAAGCAGATCAAACTGGGCTGCCCGCCGCCCCCGCTGCACGCCAGGAAGGCCTTCTCCGCCGAGGACCAGCAGCCGGTGAGGCCGCCGCCCCGAAAACCTCAGCGGCACAGCCTGCCCGCCCCGCCGCCACCCTCCGTTTGCCCCCCAGCGCCTCCTCACGGCCCCATGAGGGAGCTGCCCGCGCCCCCCCAGGAGAAACATTCCTGGCGCTTCACCCGACCCTGCGTGACCTTCTTCAGCCGCCAGATGCCCACCAGGAGCAGCGTGCCGCCCAAAAGTCGGGCGCCCGCGCTGGGGGGCAAGCAGCGGGCGCAGTCCTTCTCCGCCGCCGACCTGGCAACGCGCGCGGACCCCAACAAGCGCAGCCTCTCCTTCCGGAAGCTTCTGGAGCTGCGGGTGTCTGTCAAGATGCTGCCCAAGCTGCTGGCCAAGGGGGGCCACCCGCTGGACTGCACCAACGCCGGGTCCAAGCGGGCCGAGCGTCCCAACAGCTGCATCGGCGAGGTCAGCATCGgcggcgacgacgacgacgacgggaGCGCCGAGTACGAGAACGTGCCGCTCTACGAGGAGATCCCCGAGTACATGAACCTGCCCTTCCACGGCGGCAGGCTGGGCTGGTCGCAGGACGGCGACGACTTGGACATCTACGAGGCGCAGGACCCCTACCACAGGTTTCAGGAGGACCACTGCGACAG CGACTGGCCGAGGGGGGACGTCCActcggaggaggaggacgaggaggccCGCAGTTGGGACGAGGAGGACGACAGCTCGACCTCCAGCAAGGAACACGTGGACGAGGCGGACAGACAG tTGGAGGACGAGACCAAGCGCAAGAAGGTGGCGCACATCGCCCTGGAGATCATGAGCTCGGAGAAAGT GTTCGTGGACGTCCTCAAGCTTCTTCACATC GACTTTCGGGATGCCGTTGCCAAGGCGACCCGTCAGAACGGCAAGCCGGTGGTGGACGAGCGCGTCCTCAGCCAGGTCCTCTATTACCTGCCGCAGCTCTACCAGCTCAACAAGGACCTGCTGAGGGAGCTGGAGGAAAGGGTGGCGCACTG GAGCGAGCACCAGCGGCTGGCGGACATCTTTGTGCAGAAGGGCCCGTATCTGAAGATGTACTCCACGTACATTCGCCAGTTCGACGACAACGTGGCGCTTTTGGACGAGCAGTGCAGGAAAAACCCGCCCTTTGCCGCCGTGGTGCGAGAGTTTGAG ATGAGTGCCAGATGTGCCAGCCTTGCCCTCAAGCACTACCTGCTGAAGCCTGTCCAGAGGATCCCGCAATACCAGCTGCTGCTCACAG ATTATTTGAAGAATCTGCCTCGGGACTCTGAGGACTACAAGGACACGGAAG CGGCCTTAAGCATCGTGAAGGAAGTCGCCAACCACGCCAACGACATCATGAAACAAGGG GATAACTTTGAGAAGCTGATGCAGATCCAGTACAGTCTGAATGGCCACCAAGAGATCGTTCAGCCGGGCAGG GTGTTCCTGAAGGAGGGAACGCTCATGAAGCTCTCCAGGAAGGTCATGCAGCCGCGGATGTTCTTCTTG TTCAACGACGCGCTCATGTACACAACGCCCGTCCAGTCGGCCCAGTACAAACTCAACTGCGTGCTGTCCCTCGCTGGCATGAAG GTGAGCAAGCCCAGTCAGGAGGCCTACCAGAACGAGCTCAACATCGAGAGCGTGGAACGCTCCTTCATCTTGTCTGCAAG TTCGGCGACAGAGCGAGACGAGTGGCTGGAGGCCATCGCCAAAGCCATCGACGACCACGCCAAGAAGAAGATCAGTTTCACCTCCAGCCGCAGTCAGGAGGAGGTGACGCTCGCGCTCGCCGCGCCTCCCTTTTCAAAGCTCCTCTCTGACGCCGCCTTCCCCGCGCAGGCCGACGGCGTGCTGGACAGCGGCGCCCCCCTCGGCTCCAAAGCGCCAATCTGGATCCCCGACCTGAGGGCCACCATGTGCATGATCTGCACCTGCGAGTTCACCCTCACCTGGCGGCGCCATCACTGCCGCGCCTGCGGGAAG GTGGTGTGCCAGGCCTGCTCGGCCAACAAGTACTACCTGGAGTACTTGAAGAACCAGCCGGCACGCGTGTGCGACCACTGCTTTGCCAAACTGCAGGAGAGCA GTGACCGCCGCGCCTCGTCATCCGTGTCTCCCATCAAATCCGGAGCGTTCTCCTTTactaggaaacaaaaaaaaattccggcTGCATTAAAAGAG GTGTCGGCCAACACGGAAAACTCGTCCATGAGCGGCTACTTGAACCGCTCCAAGGGCAACAAGAAGCAGTGGAAGCGCTTGTGGTTCGTCATCAAGAACAAAGTGTTGTACACGTATGCCGCCAGCGAG GATGTGGCGGCGCTGGAGAGCCAGCCGCTGCTCGGCTTCTTCCTGCGGGAGGAGAAAAACGGGCCGGCGCAGAAGCTTCAATTCAAGCTGTACCATAAAAACACGCTCTTCTACATCTTCAAAGCCGACGACATCCCCACCGCGCAGAG GTGGATTGAAGCTTTTCAGGAGGCCATGATCCTCGAGCAGTGA